From the genome of Elusimicrobiota bacterium:
GAAGGGTTCTTCTTTCCGTGTCCCAGTTAAGAAGATCGTCTAAAATAATCTTTTGCCCTCTGGTTTCAAGCGCATTTTTTACTTTTTCAGGATTTTCTCTAATCAATTTGATGTCAAGCATGTTTATTCCTATTCTATGAATCCTATTTTTCTCTTTACTTTTCCCTTATGCTCTACTAATAACTGCTTTAGAACTTCAAAAACTCCCCTAAATTGACCATCGTATTTATCTTCCATTTCTATTATTTTATGCCAGAGTTTTTTATGTGAAGAAACTATCTCTCTTAATTTCATAAATGCTCTCATAATCTGGATATTAACTTGTATTGCTTTTTCGCTATTTAAAACACTTGAAAGCATCGCTATACCTTCCTGAGTAAAAACTAAAGGTTTTTTTCTTAATCCCATTTTAATAGAATTGGATATCACAATTTGTGATTTTCAATTTCTTAGTTCTGTCTTTGTTAATTGGAACATAAAATCCGAAGGAAATCGCTTTATATTTCTTTTTACTGCTTGAACAAGAACTCTTGTTTCTACATTATATAGTTTTGCTAGATCTCTATCAAACATCACCTTACGACCACGAATTAAATAAATAATATTTTGAATATATTTTTTGGGTACAATATTTGACATTTTTTCACCTTTATTTTTCCGTATTCGCATTCAGTGCTGGTTTCAAATCCCTTTAAAAGTTAAACGCGCGCCGCCAACGGGATTTCTGTTTCCCCCGCCCCGATTCGGGGCTCCTCCACAGCCGGCCGCCCTCGCTTCCTCCCCGTTTCATCGGGCGCTTCGGGTCGGCTTCAAATCCCTATGATTGCTAAACACGCGCCGCCAACGGGATTCGAACCCGTGATCTCCGCCTTGAGAGGGCGATGTCCTAAACCCCTAGACGATGGCGGCAACTTTCAACTACAGGTTAAGAGTGAAACAGGTTTAGATTGAGGAAAGCTTTGAACTTTTAGTAGCTGCCCTTATTTTTCTCAACCTCAACCTTAACCTGTCTTCTTCTGCTGTTAACGATGGCGGCTTTAACGACAGTAATGAGTTATTAGTTATTAGACAAAAACAGGTTTAATGCTAAATCGGTTCTCAAAACGGTTTATCTAATTTCTAATCACTAATCTCTAATTACTTGTTTTCTTGCTTCTCTTGTTCTGCTTCAAGCTTATCAAAAGCTTCTTCAGCGTTTGCTTTTATATATTCCTTAACCTTGCGGTTTAATTCTTTCATATTTTCTGCCATTTGTTTCAAATCATCAATATTAAGCTCCGCGAGAGAATAACACTTTTTACCGTCGTCCCAACGGTCGGTAATTTTAATACCGGATACCGTGTTTGAAGAAAAAGTCTTAGCGGTATTTTCCACGTACTGCTCGCCGCTTGATTTTTGTTTTTCCGTAGCATTAGCAGAACTCATATAATCGCGCATCAATGAAGTTGACATTACCGAAACCTGTTTTGATACTTCAGCTATGGCTCTGTTATCTGCCGTAGTTCTTCTCAATGACTCGGAATTTATGCCTTCCGCCAAACCTACGCCGTAAAGCACCTTATTCCCTTTTGGAAATGCTCCCGCGCCTTTCAAAATCCAGCTGGGTTTCTTTTGCGCCCCTGCGCATCCTGCCAAAAAAACAACTGCCAACAAAAACGGTAAATACCTTCTCATTTTTTTCCTCCCTTTTTCCAAAAACTATTTGCTACTCTCCGAATATATTTTGTCTGATCCTTTTTTCTATACTTAAGGCAAGAGTCCTGTCCGCATCAATATATGCCTTACTTTTTGCGGTCGCATCGCTTAAATGAGAAGATTCTCCTTCTTCGGAAATTGTTGCAAAACTGCCGCTTGAAGTCCATAATTGGTTCATCTGCGCGCTTGCCTTCCAATTATAGAATTTCCAAGACGGATTTCCTCTGTCAAAGGGAGAAATTTCGTCAGAGCACTTAACGGTAATAACTGTCAGTGTTTTATCGGGCTGAATAGGAGCCGATTGAATTACCTTAAATCCGAGTTTTGTTATCCTATCGCTTACAACTGAGTTTAATCCCGGGCGGGCGGCATCTACAACAAACACAATTCGGTTTATCGCATCGTCCTGCATTTTTCTAATTTTAACCTTTGAATCGCCGGAAATAAGGTCCGGAATAAATGTCCAATCAACAATTTTTTTCCTGTTCACAAGTTCCACTTTTTTGTCCCAAAACCGCAATGCGGTACTGAACGAGCGGACCTTTTCAATATTTGATGATGTTTTTTTGCCTATCTCTAACTGGTCATGGATATCCCCTTCAAGATCTAAAATCTGGGCCGAAAGAATCTGGCGCATTTTAGTTTTATTCAGCACTGCAAGCGCATAATAATTTTTGGTTTTTTCGTTCAACCATGTTTCAGCAATTTCTATCCCCTCAATTTTTTCGGAGCTTGTTACTTTAGTTTCAGTTTCTGTAGAAACTTCCGAGGTTCTCAACAGTTTAGACCCCTTTTTAGTTGTTTTTTCTGTATTTACATCTACCGAAGTTTGCTGGACCGTCGCGCCAAAAACTTTGGTAATTGCCGCAGCCGCATCTGCTTTGGCCGAATCCAGCCCATGCCCTATGCCAACGCCTACAAAATAGTCTTTTTTAGGATATTTTTTGCTTTCACCGGACAGCCATTCAGGACCTTTATCTTGGGCCATCAAAAAAACCGCAAAAAAAATCAACAT
Proteins encoded in this window:
- a CDS encoding ORF6N domain-containing protein: MSNIVPKKYIQNIIYLIRGRKVMFDRDLAKLYNVETRVLVQAVKRNIKRFPSDFMFQLTKTELRN
- a CDS encoding LPP20 family lipoprotein, with amino-acid sequence MLIFFAVFLMAQDKGPEWLSGESKKYPKKDYFVGVGIGHGLDSAKADAAAAITKVFGATVQQTSVDVNTEKTTKKGSKLLRTSEVSTETETKVTSSEKIEGIEIAETWLNEKTKNYYALAVLNKTKMRQILSAQILDLEGDIHDQLEIGKKTSSNIEKVRSFSTALRFWDKKVELVNRKKIVDWTFIPDLISGDSKVKIRKMQDDAINRIVFVVDAARPGLNSVVSDRITKLGFKVIQSAPIQPDKTLTVITVKCSDEISPFDRGNPSWKFYNWKASAQMNQLWTSSGSFATISEEGESSHLSDATAKSKAYIDADRTLALSIEKRIRQNIFGE